A window from Calliopsis andreniformis isolate RMS-2024a chromosome 5, iyCalAndr_principal, whole genome shotgun sequence encodes these proteins:
- the LOC143179659 gene encoding uncharacterized protein LOC143179659 has product MTNKSSDDSASQSIVQGINIHTLRRKRGHVIGQINTFAKFLDSCERLETRNIPLIETHLNGLQDIWKRFDEIQFDIEELDDSEIQRRYEIQNHYYEVITRAKVMIDRTPASVSIRRNTSDSNTPSGLTPIAIKLPQMRLPTFDGSIEKWSSFFDIFTSVIHNNEDLSAVQKLQYLRSTLTGQAAASIESLSTTEANYATAIELLKEKYDNTRKILLRHCNAIREYPKLAKDTPEAIGKLVDTIQQHLRSLQNLGENIDAWDSMLNSIILSKIGSDTAWHWELSLKEKKMPSCKILLEFLEKRADCGQSPSLKSNFATERQIENRNFKNRPQRNQVFVTGKIQSSEQNPKHVYNESASTFVKPSTCPICNGQHSIWSCETFHNQSVKDRITTVKKSALCTNCLRKGHLPESCRGGSCRICSKRHHTLLHNPEQSKGNFRDKTATTNLIPNFIINSITNELLVTAQVNILNNNNQSICCRALIDTCAGVALSLLCVGQINLSLPKDPDLYLQKTRLGWVIGGSVPTSITSKNAFCNATNTLPLDLTRFWEIEEVSKDSPRTYSDELCENHFRTHVTRNDEGRYVVALPFNEQSSRLGESKTQALKRFMSLERKLSRDALLNQEYRRVMQEYLDFGHMSEASDILNDGYYLPHHGVIKVSSQTTKLRVVFDASATTTSGISLNDTLYIGPKIQDDLIYVLLRFRCHKFVITGDIEKMYRQFLVRPEDRRFQRILWRDDSGQLKTYELNTVTFGLSAAPFLAIRCLKQLALDEGHNYPHASQILLRDFYVDDVLTGASTIQETIQLRNGLSNLLKSAGLNIRQWASNDKQLLQGLPEQDINKNLHLGESSVLKTLGVIWNSVDDSITYKIKTSMSPLTVTKRSISSEIAKIYDPLGLLGPVIIVAKILLQKLWTLKVDWDESLPMDIHTEWMQFYTQLPLLNNTVFQRRALDTSSNHIEIHGFCDASNKAYGACVYLRYIKASCHASVELLLAKSKVAPLKTQTIPRLELCGALLLSNLITIVKDALNIKVNRTILWTDSMIVLHWINTSPHILKTFVANRISEIQCKTQDSNWRYVPTKDNPADHISRGQSPKEFLRPSTWHHGPDWLKQDESFWPINTLSSLNNIPERKAAICLTTTSVDTSLLDNYSSWGKMQRVVAFCFRWKRNNINKGSLSAAELKEAHDVLIKLMQRLHFADELRCLTKDSNSVIKGKLQRLNPFIDKNGILRVGGRLEHSFLPFAQKHPIIVPKCRATALIIENEHRGHLHAGVQATLYAVRRRYWPIDGRSQVWKAIKDCVRCCRANPPPVDYIMGNLPEARIIEARPFTNVGVDYCGPFFIKERRYKNRTRVKVYVAVFVCFAVKAIHLELVSDLTSEAFIAALRRFIARRGFCANLYSDNGTNFVGANNDLMELRKLLRSDDHHDKVKSFLAERNIQWHFIPPLSPHFGGLWEAAVKSFKYHLKRVAGIELFTFEDFNTLIIEIESILNSRPLTPIPSDPNDFLALTPGHFLIGDTLTSLRERDFSDTPSNRLSNWQHIQKLKQHFWIRWHKEYLNELNSRSKWTSGTHPIKEGTIVLLREDNTPSMQWPLGRVIKVQPGSDGIIRAVTVKTATNTLDRNVKRLVPLLNQD; this is encoded by the exons ATGACGAACAAATCATCTGACGATTCTGCTTCCCAATCAATCGTTCAGGGAATTAACATTCATACTTTGCGACGCAAACGCGGTCATGTAATCGGTCAAATTAACACCTTCGCTAAATTCTTAGATTCGTGCGAGAGATTAGAAACGCGAAACATTCCACTGATTGAAACGCATTTGAACGGTTTACAAGATATTTGGAAAAGATTTGACGAAATCCAATTCGATATAGAAGAGTTAGACGATTCTGAAATACAGCGCCGATACGAAATTCAAAATCATTATTATGAAGTAATTACAcgagcgaaagtaatgatcgataGAACCCCTGCGAGCGTTTCAATCCGAAGAAATACATCTGATTCGAATACACCTTCAGGATTAACGCCGATAGCTATCAAATTACCACAGATGCGTTTGCCGACTTTCGATGGAAGCATTGAAAAATGGTCATCATTCTTTGACATTTTTACTTCGGTTATTCATAATAACGAGGATTTATCCGCTGTGCAAAAATTGCAATATTTGCGCTCCACTTTGACCGGTCAAGCCGCCGCCAGCATCGAATCTTTAAGCACAACTGAAGCGAATTATGCCACCGCAATCGAACTGTTAAAAGAGAAATATGACAACACGCGTAAAATTCTTCTGCGACACTGTAACGCGATCCGTGAATATCCAAAACTGGCGAAGGATACACCTGAAGCAATAGGAAAGCTCGTTGATACTATCCAACAACATTTGCGATCATTGCAAAATCTAGGCGAAAACATTGATGCCTGGGACAGCATGCTAAATTCCATAATATTATCCAAAATAGGTTCTGATACTGCGTGGCATTGGGAACTTAGtttaaaggaaaaaaaaatgCCTTCATGTAAAATTCTTCTGGAATTTCTCGAGAAACGAGCGGATTGTGGCCAATCGCCTTCTTTAAAATCAAACTTTGCTACGGAAAGGCAAATAGAAAATCGAAATTTTAAAAATCGTCCTCAACGCAATCAAGTCTTTGTCACGGGAAAAATTCAATCTTCGGAACAAAATCCGAAACATGTTTATAACGAATCAGCTAGCACCTTTGTAAAGCCATCGACATGTCCAATTTGTAATGGACAACATAGCATTTGGAGTTGCGAAACGTTTCACAATCAATCTGTAAAAGATCGCATAACGACTGTTAAAAAATCAGCTTTATGCACTAATTGTTTGAGAAAAGGACATCTCCCGGAATCTTGTAGAGGAGGTTCTTGTCGCATATGTTCCAAACGTCATCATACGTTATTGCACAATCCAGAACAGTCAAAGGGTAATTTTAGAGATAAGACTGCAACGACTAATTTAATACCAAA CTTTATCATTAATTCAATCACTAACGAACTTCTTGTAACAGCTCAAGTTAACatcttaaataataataatcaatcaATTTGTTGCCGAGCATTAATTGACACTT GCGCTGGTGTTGCATTGTCGTTATTATGCGTAGGACAAATCAATTTGTCCCTTCCAAAGGATCcagatttatatttgcaaaaaacgaGACTTGGATGGGTTATTGGGGGGAGTGTGCCCACATCGATTACATCTAAAAATGCGTTTTGTAATGCTACAAATACACTTCCATTAGATCTGACTCGTTTCTGGGAAATTGAAGAAGTTTCTAAAGACTCACCTCGTACTTATTCGGATGAGTTATGCGAAAACCACTTTCGAACTCATGTTACGCGCAATGACGAAGGCAGATACGTTGTTGCTCTACCTTTTAACGAACAATCTTCACGTCTCGGTGAATCGAAAACTCAAGCGCTAAAACGTTTTATGTCTTTGGAACGTAAATTGTCTCGCGACGCATTATTGAATCAAGAATACCGTAGAGTAATGCAAGAGTATTTAGATTTCGGTCATATGTCAGAAGCTAGCGATATCTTAAATGACGGTTATTACCTGCCCCACCACGGGGTGATCAAAGTCAGCAGTCAAACCACAAAACTTCGAGTAGTCTTTGATGCGTCTGCAACAACTACTTCCGGTATCTCGCTTAACGATACCTTATACATTGGTCCAAAAATTCAAGATGACCTCATTTATGTACTATTAAGATTTCGATGCCATAAATTTGTAATCACCGGCGATATTGAAAAAATGTATAGACAATTCCTCGTTCGTCCGGAAGACAGAAGATTTCAACGCATTCTCTGGAGAGATGATTCAGGCCAGCTGAAAACTTATGAATTGAACACGGTCACTTTCGGCCTATCCGCAGCACCTTTCTTAGCAATCCGTTGCCTCAAACAATTGGCGTTAGATGAAGGTCATAATTATCCTCACGCTTCTCAAATTTTATTACGAGATTTTTATGTCGACGACGTTCTCACTGGTGCTTCAACTATCCAAGAAACAATACAACTGCGTAACGGACTCTCAAATTTATTGAAATCAGCGGGATTAAATATTCGACAATGGGCATCGAATGATAAACAATTGCTGCAAGGGTTACCGGAACAAGATATCAACAAAAATCTACACCTTGGAGAATCCTCTGTTCTGAAAACATTGGGTGTAATCTGGAATTCAGTTGATGATTCTATAACGTACAAAATTAAAACTTCCATGTCTCCTTTAACGGTGACCAAACGTTCCATTAGCTCGGAAATCGCAAAGATTTATGACCCATTGGGTCTGCTTGGACCTGTCATCATCGTTGCGAAGATTTTACTACAGAAGCTTTGGACTTTAAAGGTTGATTGGGACGAATCATTGCCGATGGATATTCACACTGAGTGGATGCAATTTTACACTCAGTTACCACtattaaataatacagttttccaAAGAAGAGCATTAGATACATCATCAAACCACATCGAGATTCATGGATTCTGCGATGCCAGTAACAAAGCTTATGGAGCCTGTGTATATTTGCGTTACATCAAGGCAAGCTGTCATGCGTCTGTGGAGCTTCTTTTAGCGAAATCTAAAGTCGCACCTTTGAAAACGCAGACAATTCCACGACTTGAATTATGTGGAGCGTTATTACTATCAAatctaataaccatagtaaaagaTGCACTTAATATCAAAGTCAACCGCACCATACTCTGGACGGACTCCATGATCGTCTTGCATTGGATAAATACATCTCCACATATTTTGAAAACATTCGTAGCTAATAGGATATCAGAAATCCAATGCAAAACCCAGGATTCCAATTGGCGTTACGTTCCCACAAAGGACAATCCTGCCGACCATATTTCAAGAGGACAATCTCCGAAGGAATTCTTAAGGCCATCCACCTGGCACCATGGACCCGATTGGCTTAAACAAGATGAGTCTTTCTGGCCAATAAATACGTTATCTTCGCTGAACAACATTCCAGAACGAAAAGCTGCGATTTGTCTCACTACAACTTCTGTGGACACATCCCTTTTggacaattattcttcttgggGCAAAATGCAACGAGTCGTGGCATTCTGTTTTCGATGGAAACGTAATAATATAAACAAAGGAAGTCTTAGTGCAGCAGAGTTGAAAGAGGCCCACGATGTACTCATCAAACTGATGCAACGACTGCATTTTGCAGACGAATTACGGTGTCTCACCAAAGACAGTAATTCCGTCATAAAAGGCAAACTACAACGCCTAAACCCTTTCATCGACAAGAATGGTATTCTACGCGTCGGAGGTCGATTAGAACATTCGTTTTTACCATTCGCCCAAAAACATCCTATTATTGTGCCGAAATGTAGGGCAACCGCACTCATAATTGAAAATGAGCACCGGGGCCACCTTCACGCAGGTGTACAAGCCACCCTGTACGCAGTTAGGAGACGATACTGGCCCATTGACGGCCGAAGTCAGGTATGGAAAGCCATAAAGGACTGTGTTCGCTGCTGTCGAGCCAACCCTCCACCTGTGGACTACATCATGGGAAACCTGCCTGAAGCCAGAATCATTGAAGCTCGCCCATTCACCAACGTAGGAGTAGATTATTGCGGACCATTTTTTATAAAGGAGCGCCGATATAAAAATCGAACCCGCGTAAAGGTTTATGTAGCGGTTTTTGTTTGTTTTGCAGTTAAGGCAATACATTTAGAATTAGTAAGTGACCTTACCAGCGAAGCGTTTATTGCGGCCCTTCGACGATTCATTGCGAGACGCGGATTTTGTGCAAACCTGTACTCCGATAATGGTACAAATTTTGTGGGAGCAAACAATGATTTGATGGAATTGCGTAAGCTTTTGCGATCTGATGATCATCACGACAAAGTTAAATCATTTTTAGCAGAGCGGAATATTCAATGGCATTTTATTCCTCCTTTATCACCGCATTTCGGAGGTCTTTGGGAAGCGGCTGTAAAGTCGTTCAAATACCACTTAAAACGCGTCGCAGGTATTGAATTATTTACATTTGAGGATTTTAATACTCTAATCATAGAAATAGAATCTATTCTAAATTCCCGTCCACTTACTCCTATTCCTTCAGACCCAAACGATTTTCTTGCACTCACTCCAGGCCATTTCCTTATTGGTGATACACTAACGAGCTTACGAGAGAGAGATTTTAGCGACACCCCGTCCAATCGTCTCTCCAATTGGCAACACATTCAGAAGTTAAAACAGCACTTCTGGATCAGATGGCATAAGGAGTACTTGAACGAGTTAAATAGCCGCAGTAAATGGACCAGCGGCACACATCCAATCAAGGAGGGCACCATCGTTCTTCTCAGGGAAGATAATACGCCATCGATGCAGTGGCCTCTTGGTCGAGTCATCAAGGTGCAACCAGGATCGGACGGTATCATTCGAGCCGTCACTGTAAAAACAGCCACGAATACACTAGATCGGAACGTAAAGCGCTTGGTTCCCCTGCTCAATCAGGATTAA